The DNA region acgctgcctgggcctgtccgcaggttgtccgtttctctgcgtggtggtctgctaagccgtgcgggaggggcgtaggcttccccgccccccacgtctgctcccgccatgacccaccccgggggtctggtgcagcacgcccagcccgcatgcctggcgttgccacggaggctgcgagtgcagaagcctcatgggacccggcgtggagtgccccactgcccctggtggcccagtgtgcgcagcggacttaggcgcgggcacgctgggctccgcgaggatggtgctctgtgcctctgcctctcctgagacgtccttgccttcctcttggcgttggctggtctccgagctcccgggacagcgtccaggaggcgtggccgctgcctgaggacaagtcctcgatgtgccctctgacgctggcacgagcgtgttctggacccgtgccgtgcccccaggcagctggggagttgtctgccgtgtagtccggcgggccaccaggagaatctgacccagtgtcctggatgggccagttcccagtcgtgcgctcgtggcccagaccagacccgggctggtgtgtggagccagccacgcgggcccgtctgtcctccgtgccctgagtgggcgcagatgagagagggcgcggttgctccgtccgcttttctcccctctcgcccccgtgcggggagccgtccggcggggcctggctggactgagcccgtgccggacacggtgctcagttgccgtcctggagggcccagaggattgctcgaggtgtgcccaccaggcccctcctctgagacagggggctggctgggtgccgtcaggctctttcttggctgcccctggaacccggaggtggcccttgcctggttcctggatcctttcacttccccttcctcgtcgccttgccgtgtggaagggaagggccgctcttagcccgccagccctggccaaggaggggaacccacttggagggtggggtggcaccaaggccttgcgcggcccaacgcacaaggggggacggcgcgccctcgccctggccccggtgccaccagtttcccttggtcgggattctttgtggcctaggcaggcaggcgcccatgctgtctccgcactgacctaggcacccacccacatgaggcgtcgggaggtgtggggccgggagaacatttctctgcctggtttcctaggcggaggcaggtgtgttgtcggcaaagaccctcactcaggccaagtgtgtgatgtctcttcttcttccgcagacgccgagcccggcacccgggaacctgttccggatgtgccgctcccaaccatgactcccagcaccgaggctgaccacgaccacgaccacgaccacgaccacgaccacgaccacggtaggggcccgtgtgccttgtgtcctctgcccctgggagcccgctgggctgccggggctccttgagcgagaacgggctttcctattgcctccgggaccgggaaggtgtcgccatgcgattccttgtcccgaaacgctggcctgtgctctggagctgcggggacgtcctcggggctctgcctgggaaggatgtgctccctggggagagaggggccgcggtgcgagtcaggcgctccgagacggggccgtgtgtcctcccgggttctctggttggctgcacgctgcctgggcctgtccgcaggttgtccgtttctctgcgtggtggtctgctaagccgtgcgggaggggcgtaggcttccccgccccccacgtctgctcccgccatgacccaccccgggggtctggtgcagcacgcccagcccgcatgcctggcgttgccacggaggctgcgagtgcagaagcctcatgggacccggcgtggagtgccccactgcccctggtggcccagtgtgcgcagcggacttaggcgcgggcacgctgggctccgcgaggatggtgctctgtgcctctgcctctcctgagacgtccttgccttcctcttggcgttggctggtctccgagctcccgggacagcgtccaggaggcgtggccgctgcctgaggacaagtcctcgatgtgccctctgacgctggcacgagcgtgttctggacccgtgccgtgcccccaggcagctggggagttgtctgccgtgtagtccggcgggccaccaggagaatctgacccagtgtcctggatgggccagttcccagtcgtgcgctcgtggcccagaccagacccgggctggtgtgtggagccagccacgcgggcccgtctgtcctccgtgccctgagtgggcgcagatgagagagggcgcggttgctccgtccgcttttctcccctctcgcccccgtgcggggagccgtccagcggggcctggctggactgagcccgtgccggacacggtgctcagttgccgtcctggagggcccagaggattgctcgaggtgtgcccaccaggcccctcccctgagacagggggctggctgggtgccgtcacgttctttcttggctgcccctggaacccggaggtggcccttgcctggttcctggatcctttcacttccccttcctcgtcgccttgccgtgtggaagggaagggccgctcttagcccgccagccctggccaaggaggggaacccacttggagggtggggtggcaccaaggccttgcgcggcccaacgcacaaggggggacggcgcgccctcgccctggccccggtgccaccagtttcccttggtcgggattctttgtggcctaggcaggcaggcgcccatgctgtctccgcactgacctaggcacccacccacatgaggcgtcgggaggtgtggggccgggagaacatttctctgcctggtttcctaggcggaggcaggtgtgttgtcggcaaagaccctcactcaggccaagtgtgtgatgtctcttcttcttccgcagacgccgagcccggcacccgggaacctgttccggacgtgccgctcccaaccatgactcccagcaccgaggctgaccacgaccacgaccacgaccacgaccacgaccacgaccacggtaggggcccgtgtgccttgtgtcctctgcccctgggagcccgctgggctgccggggcttcttgagcgagaacgggctttcctattgcctccgggaccgggaaggtgtcgccatgcgattccttgtcccgaaacgctggcctgtgctctggagctgcggggacgtcctcggggctctgcccgggaaggatgtgctccctggggagagaggggccgcggtgcgagtcaggcgctccgagacggggccgtgtgtcctcccgggttctctggttggctgcacgctgcctgggcctgtccgcaggttgtccgtttctctgcgtggtggtctgctaagccgtgcgggaggggcgtaggcttccctgccccccacgtctgctcccgccatgacccaccccgggggtctggtgcagcacgcccagcccgcatgcctggcgttgccacggaggctgcgagtgcagaagcctcatgggacccggcgtggagtgccccactgcccctggtggcccagtgtgcgcagcggacttaggcgcgggcacgctgggctccgcgaggatggtgctctgtgcctctgcctctcctgagacgtccttgccttcctcttggcgttggctggtctccgagctcccgggacagcgtccaggaggcgtggccgctgcctgaggacaagtcctcgatgtgccctctgacgctggcacgagcgtgttctggacccgtgccgtgcccccaggcagctggggagttgtctgccgtgtagtccggcgggccaccaggagaatctgacccagtgtcctggatgggccagttcccagtcgtgcgctcgtggcccagaccagacccgggctggtgtgtggagccagccacgcgggcccgtctgtcctccgtgccctgagtgggcgcagatgagagagggcgcggttgctccgtccgcttttctcccctctcgcccccgtgcggggagccgtccagcggggcctggctggactgagcccgtgccggacacggtgctcagttgccgtcctggagggcccagaggattgctcgaggtgtgcccaccaggcccctcccctgagacagggggctgggtgccgtcaggctctttcttggctccccctggaacccggaggtggcccttgcctggttcctggatcctttcacttccccttcctcgtcgccttgccgtgtggaagggaagggccgctcttagcccgccagccctggccaaggaggggaacccacttggagggtggggtggcaccaaggccttgcgcggcccaacgcacaaggggggacggcgcgccctcgccctggccccggtgccaccagtttcccttggtcgggattctttgtggcctaggcaggcaggcgcccatgctgtctccgcactgacctaggcacccacccacatgaggcgtcgggaggtgtggggccgggagaacatttctctgcctggtttcctaggcggaggcaggtgtgttgtcggcaaagaccctcactcaggccaagtgtgtgatgtctcttcttcttccgcagacgccgagcccggcacccgggaacctgttccggacgtgccgctcccaaccatgactcccagcaccgaggctgaccatgaccacgaccacgaccacgaccacgaccacgaccacgaccacggtaggggcccgtgtgccttgtgtcctctgcccctgggagcccgctgggctgccggggctccttgagcgagaacgggctttcctattgcctccgggaccgggaaggtgtcgccatgcgattccttgtcccgaaacgctggcctgtgctctggagctgcggggacgtcctcggggctctgcccgggaaggatgtgctccctggggagagaggggccgcggtgcgagtcaggcgctccgagacggggccgtgtgtcctcccgggttctctggttggctgcacgctgcctgggcctgtccgcaggttgtccgtttctctgcgtggtggtctgctaagccgtgcgggaggggcgtaggcttccccgccccccacgtctgctcccgccatgacccaccccgggggtctggtgcagcacgcccagcccgcatgcctggcgttgccacggaggctgcgagtgcagaagcctcatgggacccggcgtggagtgccccactgcccctggtggcccagtgtgcgcagcggacttaggcgcgggcacgctgggctccgcgaggatggtgctctgtgcctctgcctctcctgagacgtccttgccttcctcttggcgttggctggtctccgagctcccgggacagcgtccaggaggcgtggccgctgcctgaggacaagtcctcgatgtgccctctgacgctggcacgagcgtgttctggacccgtgccgtgcccccaggcagctggggagttgtctgccgtgtagtccggcgggccaccaggagaatctgacccagtgtcctggatgggccagttcccagtcgtgcgctcgtggcccagaccagacccgggctggtgtgtggagccagccacgcgggcccgtctgtcctccgtgccctgagtgggcgcagatgagagagggcgcggttgctccgtccgcttttctcccctctcgcccccgtgcggggagccgtccagcagggcctggctggactgagcccgtgccggacacggtgctcagttgccgtcctggagggcccagaggattgctcgaggtgtgcccaccaggcccctcccctgagacagggggctggctgggtgccgtcaggttctttcttggctgcccctggaacccggaggtggcccttgcctggttcctggatcctttcacttccccttcctcgtcgccttgccgtgtggaagggaagggccgctcttagcccgccagccctggccaaggaggggaacccacttggagggtggggtggcaccaaggccttgcgcggcccaacgcacaaggggggacggcgcgccctcgccctggccccggtgccaccagtttcccttggtcgggattctttgtggcctaggcaggcaggcgcccatgctgtctccgcactgacctaggcacccacccacacgaggcgtcgggaggtgtggggccgggagaacatttctctgcctggtttcctaggcggaggcaggtgtgttgtcggcaaagaccctcactcaggccaagtgtgtgatgtctcttcttcttccgcagacgccgagcccggcacccgggaacctgttccggacgtgccgctcccaaccatgactcccagcaccgaggctgaccatgaccacgaccacgaccacgaccacgaccacgaccacgaccacggtaggggcccgtgtgccttgtgtcctctgcccctgggagcccgctgggctgccggggctccttgagcgagaacgggctttcctattgcctccgggaccgggaaggtgtcgccatgcgattccttgtcccgaaacgctggcctgtgctctggagctgcggggacgtcctcggggctctgcccgggaaggatgtgctccctggggagagaggggccgcggtgcgagtcaggcgctccgagacggggccgtgtgtcctcccgggttctctggttggctgcacgctgcctgggcctgtccgcaggttgtccgtttctctgcgtggtggtctgctaagccgtgcgggaggggcgtaggcttccccgccccccacgtctgctcccgccatgacccaccccgggggtctggtgcagcacgcccagcccgcatgcctggcgttgccacggaggctgcgagtgcagaagcctcatgggacccggcgtggagtgccccactgcccctggtggcccagtgtgcgcagcggacttaggcgcgggcacgctgggctccgcgaggatggtgctctgtgcctctgcctctcctgagacgtccttgccttcctcttggcgttggctggtctccgagctcccgggacagcgtccaggaggcgtggccgctgcctgaggacaagtcctcgatgtgccctctgacgctggcacgagcgtgttctg from Oryctolagus cuniculus chromosome 8, mOryCun1.1, whole genome shotgun sequence includes:
- the LOC138843296 gene encoding protein catecholamines up-like isoform X2, which codes for MTPSTEADHDHDHDHDHDHDHDHDAEPGTREPVPDVPLPTMTPSTEADHDHDHDHDHDHDHGRGPCALCPLPLGARWAAGAP
- the LOC138843297 gene encoding protein catecholamines up-like; this encodes MTPSTEADHDHDHDHDHDHDHDHDAEPGTREPVPDVPLPTMTPSTEADHDHDHDHDHDHDHDHGRGPCALCPLPLGARWAAGAP